In the Thiobacter sp. AK1 genome, one interval contains:
- the gcvT gene encoding glycine cleavage system aminomethyltransferase GcvT, whose protein sequence is MLKTTALNAAHRALGAKMVDFSGWEMPLHYGSQVEEHHKVRRDVGMFDVSHMLAIDFHGVGSRDFLRYLLANNVDRLQLPGKAMYSCMLNEQGGVLDDLIVYYLSEDWFRMVVNAGTADKDLAWIQAQRDAHATSVTVVPRRDLAILAVQGPNARARVWLARPELRAATESLKPFQAVALDGWFVGRTGYTGEDGFEIILPAGEIEDFWWLLNQLGVAPVGLGARDTLRLEAGMNLYGQDMDETTTPLESGLAWTVDLKSPRDFVGKHALEESHVTRNLYGVVLLDRGVLRAHQRVITAHGEGETTSGSFAPTLNRSIALARLPVQVEVDDQVQVAVRDKLLAAKVVKYPFVRNGKSLID, encoded by the coding sequence ATGCTGAAAACGACCGCACTCAACGCCGCACACCGCGCCCTCGGCGCCAAGATGGTGGATTTCTCCGGCTGGGAGATGCCCCTGCATTATGGTTCTCAGGTCGAGGAACACCACAAGGTGCGCCGTGACGTGGGTATGTTCGACGTCTCCCACATGCTGGCCATCGACTTCCATGGCGTGGGCAGCCGCGATTTTCTGCGTTATCTCCTCGCCAACAACGTGGACCGCCTGCAGCTCCCGGGCAAGGCCATGTATTCCTGCATGCTCAACGAGCAGGGGGGCGTGCTGGACGATCTCATCGTCTATTACCTGTCCGAGGACTGGTTCCGCATGGTGGTCAATGCTGGCACCGCGGACAAGGATCTCGCCTGGATCCAAGCCCAGCGGGATGCGCATGCCACGAGCGTGACGGTGGTGCCCCGGCGCGACCTCGCCATCCTGGCCGTGCAGGGCCCCAATGCGCGGGCGCGCGTATGGCTGGCGCGCCCCGAGTTGCGCGCGGCCACCGAGTCGCTCAAACCCTTCCAGGCGGTGGCGTTGGATGGCTGGTTCGTGGGCCGCACCGGCTATACCGGTGAGGATGGTTTCGAAATCATTCTACCGGCGGGCGAGATCGAGGATTTCTGGTGGCTGCTAAATCAGCTTGGCGTCGCGCCAGTCGGCTTGGGGGCGCGGGATACCCTGCGCCTGGAGGCGGGCATGAATCTCTACGGCCAGGACATGGACGAGACCACTACACCCCTGGAATCCGGTCTGGCGTGGACCGTGGATCTCAAGAGCCCGCGCGACTTCGTTGGCAAGCATGCCTTGGAGGAAAGCCACGTCACGCGCAACCTCTACGGCGTGGTGCTTCTGGACCGAGGCGTGTTACGGGCGCACCAGCGCGTGATCACCGCCCACGGCGAGGGCGAGACCACCAGCGGCAGCTTCGCGCCCACCCTTAACCGTTCCATCGCCCTGGCGCGCCTGCCGGTGCAGGTGGAAGTGGACGACCAGGTGCAGGTGGCGGTTCGAGACAAGTTGTTGGCGGCAAAGGTGGTGAAATATCCCTTCGTGCGCAATGGCAAGAGTCTGATCGACTGA
- the gcvH gene encoding glycine cleavage system protein GcvH: protein MMSIPSDLKYTKTHEWVRREVDGTVSVGITHHAQDLLGDMVFVENPAVGRKLAAGEECAVVESVKAASDVYAPVSGEVVAVNEDVAASPEKLNQDPYGAWMFRIRPSEPAQLDGLLDAAAYAALVESESH from the coding sequence TTGATGAGCATTCCCTCCGACTTGAAATACACCAAGACCCACGAATGGGTGCGCCGAGAGGTGGACGGCACCGTCAGCGTGGGCATCACGCATCATGCCCAGGATTTGCTGGGTGACATGGTCTTTGTGGAAAATCCCGCCGTGGGACGCAAGCTCGCCGCCGGCGAGGAATGCGCGGTGGTGGAATCGGTCAAGGCCGCCTCCGACGTGTATGCCCCCGTGTCTGGCGAGGTGGTGGCGGTGAACGAAGATGTCGCTGCCAGCCCGGAAAAGCTTAACCAGGACCCGTACGGCGCGTGGATGTTCCGCATCCGGCCCAGTGAGCCCGCGCAGCTCGATGGCCTGCTCGATGCCGCGGCCTATGCGGCGCTGGTGGAGAGCGAGTCGCACTGA
- the gcvPA gene encoding aminomethyl-transferring glycine dehydrogenase subunit GcvPA: MAFAAAQRARLAAHGRVHHGGRSNRELRMPFIPHTEDDVRAMLASIGVASIDELFDEIPPGLASKRLERVPEGLTEMEVARLAQARAERDGFYLNFIGAGAYEHHIPAAVWQIVTRGEFYSAYTPYQAEASQGTLQVLYEYQTMMASLTALDVSNASLYDGASALAEAVLMAVRAHKSARRVALPRTVHPFYRRVVQTLVTPQDIELLEVEFDPSQGITDPGCLPEGELAAVVIPQPNFFGCLEAVDELTDAAHARGALAIALVNPTALALLKPPGQWGQKGADIAVGDGQPLGAPLSSGGPYFGFMCCRQALVRQMPGRIIGRTVDLDGQPGFTLTLQAREQHIRRAKATSNICTNQGLLVTAATIYLALLGPEGLKRVAATCHANTQRLIEALTAIPGVRRLFGRPFFHEVVLQLATPVAGVLYGLEAQGIVGGFDLTPHYPELGHALLVCATETRTEADIARYAEHLARILGRQQSAPPCPIQPKL; this comes from the coding sequence ATGGCATTCGCGGCCGCGCAGCGGGCGCGGCTCGCTGCGCACGGCCGCGTCCATCACGGCGGACGATCGAATCGGGAACTTCGCATGCCTTTCATTCCCCACACCGAAGACGATGTGCGTGCGATGCTGGCCAGCATCGGCGTCGCCTCCATTGACGAGCTGTTCGACGAAATCCCGCCGGGGCTAGCCAGCAAACGCCTTGAACGTGTGCCCGAGGGGCTCACCGAAATGGAAGTGGCGCGACTGGCCCAGGCGCGCGCGGAACGCGACGGCTTTTACCTCAACTTCATCGGCGCGGGCGCCTACGAGCACCACATCCCCGCCGCCGTGTGGCAGATCGTCACCCGCGGCGAATTCTATTCCGCCTACACGCCCTATCAGGCCGAGGCGAGCCAGGGCACGCTGCAGGTGCTGTACGAATACCAGACCATGATGGCCTCGCTCACCGCGCTGGATGTTTCCAATGCCAGCCTGTACGACGGGGCCTCCGCGCTGGCGGAAGCGGTGCTGATGGCCGTGCGCGCACACAAGAGTGCACGCCGCGTGGCCTTACCGCGCACCGTGCACCCGTTCTACCGGCGGGTGGTGCAGACCCTAGTCACGCCCCAGGACATCGAGCTTTTGGAGGTGGAATTCGATCCCAGCCAAGGCATCACCGATCCGGGCTGCCTACCCGAGGGCGAGTTGGCGGCGGTAGTGATTCCCCAGCCCAATTTCTTCGGCTGTCTGGAGGCCGTGGATGAGCTCACCGACGCGGCCCATGCCCGTGGCGCCTTGGCTATCGCCCTCGTCAATCCCACCGCCCTTGCCCTGCTCAAGCCGCCGGGCCAGTGGGGACAGAAGGGGGCCGACATCGCCGTCGGTGATGGCCAGCCGCTGGGTGCGCCGTTATCCTCGGGCGGGCCCTATTTCGGCTTCATGTGCTGCCGTCAGGCCCTGGTGCGGCAGATGCCGGGCCGCATCATCGGCCGCACGGTGGACCTGGACGGCCAACCTGGCTTCACCCTCACGCTGCAGGCGCGCGAGCAGCACATTCGGCGCGCGAAAGCCACGTCCAACATCTGCACCAACCAGGGCCTGCTGGTGACCGCGGCGACGATTTATCTTGCCCTGCTGGGCCCGGAAGGACTCAAACGCGTGGCCGCCACCTGTCATGCCAACACGCAACGGCTCATCGAGGCGCTCACTGCCATTCCAGGCGTGCGCCGGCTGTTTGGCCGCCCCTTCTTCCACGAAGTGGTGCTGCAACTGGCCACCCCAGTGGCGGGCGTGCTCTACGGGTTGGAAGCCCAGGGCATCGTCGGTGGTTTCGATCTCACGCCCCACTACCCGGAACTGGGTCACGCACTCCTGGTGTGCGCCACCGAAACCCGCACGGAAGCGGACATCGCGCGCTACGCGGAACACCTGGCGCGCATCCTGGGCCGACAGCAAAGTGCGCCACCCTGTCCCATCCAACCCAAGCTCTGA
- the tpx gene encoding thiol peroxidase encodes MSTVTLEGTPLHVSGHFPQPGEKLHSFMLVDKDLNDVSLAKFAGKRKVLSIVPSLDTPVCAQSTRVFNEKAAGLPNTVVLVISADLPFAQARFCGAEGIANVITLSSMRGRDFAKDYGVMITDYPLAGLMARAVIVADENDTVLYSQLVPEITQEPDYDAALAALK; translated from the coding sequence ATGAGCACCGTCACCCTGGAAGGCACGCCCTTGCACGTGAGTGGCCATTTCCCGCAGCCCGGCGAGAAGCTGCATAGCTTCATGCTGGTGGACAAGGATCTCAATGACGTCTCCCTGGCCAAGTTCGCTGGCAAGCGCAAGGTCTTGTCCATCGTGCCCAGCCTGGACACGCCGGTGTGTGCGCAGAGCACGCGTGTGTTCAACGAGAAGGCCGCGGGGTTACCCAATACCGTGGTGCTGGTGATTTCCGCCGACCTGCCTTTCGCCCAGGCGCGCTTTTGCGGCGCCGAGGGGATTGCCAACGTGATCACCCTGTCTTCCATGCGTGGCCGGGATTTCGCCAAGGACTACGGGGTGATGATCACGGACTATCCTCTGGCCGGCCTCATGGCGCGCGCGGTGATCGTGGCCGACGAAAACGACACCGTGCTCTATTCGCAACTGGTGCCGGAAATCACCCAGGAGCCGGATTACGATGCGGCCCTCGCCGCGCTGAAATGA
- the gcvPB gene encoding aminomethyl-transferring glycine dehydrogenase subunit GcvPB, with protein sequence MLIFERSRPGRRATAQMPATLPALDLPVEFLRQDAPLLPECSELDVVRHYTRLSQKNFSIDTHFYPLGSCTMKYNPRACNGLAMLPQFLARHPQAAAATGQGFLACLFELQEILKDVTGMAGVSLAPMAGAQGEFAGVAMIRAYHLSRGDTARREMLVPDAAHGTNPATAVMCGYTVKEIPTDRNGDVHLDALRAAVGPHTAGLMLTNPSTLGVFERNIVEIARIVHEAGGLLYYDGANLNAILGRVRPGDMGFDVIHMNLHKTFSTPHGGGGPGAGPVGVSERLLPFLPVPIVHEERGVYRWLTERDRPQSIGRLSAHMGNAGVLLRAWVYARMLGREGMHRVAEYATLNANYLMAELKKAGFELAYPMRRASHEFIITLKALKEQTGVTAMDVAKRLLDKGFYAPTTYFPLLVPECLLIEPTETESKETLDAFVAALKEIVEEAHLDPERVKGAPYTTPVRRLDDVRAARELDLVYKPAA encoded by the coding sequence ATGCTGATATTCGAACGCTCCCGCCCGGGCCGCCGTGCGACGGCCCAGATGCCTGCCACCCTGCCGGCGCTGGACCTGCCGGTCGAGTTTCTGCGCCAGGATGCGCCGCTACTGCCGGAATGCTCGGAACTGGACGTGGTGCGCCACTACACGCGCCTGTCGCAAAAGAATTTCTCCATCGACACCCATTTCTATCCCCTGGGTTCCTGTACCATGAAATACAACCCACGGGCGTGCAATGGCCTGGCCATGCTGCCCCAGTTCCTTGCGCGCCATCCCCAGGCGGCGGCGGCCACCGGGCAGGGATTTCTCGCCTGTTTGTTCGAATTGCAGGAGATCCTCAAGGATGTCACCGGCATGGCCGGTGTGAGTCTTGCCCCCATGGCGGGGGCTCAGGGGGAATTCGCGGGCGTGGCCATGATCCGTGCCTATCATCTTTCCCGCGGCGACACCGCCCGGCGGGAGATGCTGGTGCCCGATGCGGCCCACGGCACCAACCCGGCCACGGCGGTGATGTGTGGTTACACAGTGAAGGAGATTCCCACCGATCGCAACGGCGACGTGCATCTTGACGCCCTGCGTGCCGCAGTGGGGCCGCATACCGCGGGCCTGATGCTCACCAATCCTTCCACTTTGGGCGTGTTCGAGCGCAACATCGTCGAGATTGCGCGCATCGTCCATGAGGCGGGGGGGCTGCTCTACTACGATGGCGCGAACCTCAACGCCATCCTGGGTCGCGTGCGCCCGGGCGACATGGGTTTCGACGTGATCCACATGAATCTGCACAAGACCTTCTCCACGCCCCATGGCGGCGGTGGGCCCGGCGCCGGGCCGGTGGGCGTGTCGGAGCGGTTGCTGCCCTTCCTGCCCGTGCCCATCGTGCACGAGGAGCGGGGCGTGTATCGCTGGCTCACCGAACGCGATCGTCCCCAGAGCATCGGCCGCCTGTCAGCGCACATGGGCAACGCCGGCGTGCTGCTGCGGGCTTGGGTCTATGCGCGCATGCTGGGGCGCGAGGGCATGCATCGCGTCGCCGAATATGCCACCCTGAACGCCAACTATCTGATGGCCGAACTGAAGAAGGCCGGCTTCGAACTCGCCTACCCCATGCGCCGCGCCAGCCACGAATTCATCATCACCCTGAAAGCTCTCAAGGAACAAACCGGGGTGACTGCCATGGACGTGGCCAAGCGGCTGCTCGACAAGGGTTTTTACGCGCCCACCACCTACTTTCCCCTGCTGGTGCCGGAGTGCCTGCTGATCGAACCCACGGAAACGGAATCCAAAGAGACGCTGGATGCCTTCGTGGCCGCACTCAAGGAAATCGTCGAAGAGGCCCACCTCGATCCGGAACGGGTGAAGGGCGCGCCCTACACCACGCCGGTGCGGCGTCTCGATGACGTGCGCGCGGCGCGGGAGCTGGATCTGGTGTACAAGCCGGCCGCCTGA
- a CDS encoding diacylglycerol kinase, with amino-acid sequence MESPHKSKSGLARIGRALFYSLAGLRAALRHEHAFRQELVLAALLIPTSLFLPASGTGHALMIGSVLLVLVVELINSAVEAVVDRVSTEDHPLAKRAKDMGSAAVFLALVNVPMVWGLVLLG; translated from the coding sequence ATGGAATCGCCCCACAAGAGTAAAAGCGGGCTGGCACGCATCGGACGGGCCTTGTTCTATTCTCTCGCCGGCTTGCGGGCGGCACTGCGCCACGAGCATGCCTTCCGTCAGGAGCTCGTGCTGGCGGCGCTGCTCATCCCCACGAGCCTGTTTTTGCCGGCGAGCGGCACGGGCCACGCCCTGATGATCGGCTCGGTGCTTCTGGTGCTGGTCGTCGAGCTAATCAATTCCGCCGTGGAGGCGGTGGTGGACCGAGTGTCCACCGAGGATCATCCCCTCGCCAAGCGGGCCAAGGACATGGGCAGCGCGGCGGTGTTCCTCGCGCTAGTCAACGTGCCCATGGTGTGGGGGCTGGTGCTGTTGGGATGA
- the grxD gene encoding Grx4 family monothiol glutaredoxin gives MSIQDVIREQIDSHPVVLYMKGTPQFPQCGFSANAVNLLRACGVKDFFSVNVLADPAIRQGIKDFSNWPTIPQLYVRGQFIGGSDIMTEMYQKGELQKLLQELAAA, from the coding sequence ATGAGCATCCAAGACGTGATCCGTGAACAGATCGATAGCCACCCCGTGGTGCTGTACATGAAGGGCACGCCCCAGTTTCCCCAGTGCGGTTTTTCTGCCAATGCGGTGAACTTGCTGCGTGCCTGCGGCGTGAAGGATTTCTTTTCCGTGAACGTGCTGGCGGACCCAGCCATTCGCCAGGGCATCAAGGATTTCTCCAACTGGCCTACCATTCCCCAGCTCTACGTGCGGGGGCAATTCATAGGCGGCTCCGACATCATGACGGAGATGTACCAGAAGGGCGAGCTACAAAAGCTTCTGCAAGAACTGGCCGCCGCGTAG
- a CDS encoding nucleotidyltransferase domain-containing protein has translation MAPDLLLRLLTTPAMAPALSAAQWDLALRQARRAGLMARLALVVQEAGVPVPAQAQRHLAGALTVCKRLQEALAWELARIRAALADTGAPAVLLKGAAYAAAGLPVAAGRLFGDVDLLVPREHLAVVEAALLEHGWAPMKLDPYDQRYYRQWMHEIPPLEHTRRQTVIDVHHNILPRTARHRPDPSLILDLVRPALQAPGFFVPAPVDLVIHCATHLFYEGETDRALRDLLDFDGLLRHFGPEPGFWDTLVPRAQALDLARPLYYGLRYARRVLGTPIPGEVAQAAATAAPAWPVTLAMDWLAQEGFRPKHPSCRGPFTGLAHFILYLRGHWLRMPLRLLLPHLLRKALPRRAPRPVDRAAIL, from the coding sequence ATGGCCCCTGACCTGCTATTGCGCCTATTGACCACCCCTGCCATGGCGCCTGCCCTCTCGGCTGCCCAGTGGGATCTCGCCCTGCGCCAAGCGCGCCGCGCAGGTCTCATGGCACGGCTTGCCCTGGTCGTGCAGGAAGCCGGCGTGCCCGTGCCGGCGCAGGCGCAACGCCATCTGGCAGGGGCGCTCACGGTGTGCAAGCGCTTGCAAGAGGCCTTGGCCTGGGAGCTCGCGCGCATCCGCGCCGCCCTCGCCGACACGGGTGCCCCCGCGGTGCTGCTCAAAGGCGCGGCCTACGCCGCCGCCGGCCTACCTGTCGCCGCCGGCCGACTCTTTGGGGACGTGGATCTCCTGGTGCCACGGGAACATCTGGCGGTCGTGGAAGCAGCCCTCCTGGAACACGGTTGGGCGCCCATGAAACTCGATCCCTACGACCAACGCTATTACCGGCAATGGATGCACGAGATCCCGCCCCTGGAGCACACCCGGCGCCAAACGGTGATCGACGTGCACCACAACATCCTGCCCCGCACCGCGCGCCACCGCCCTGACCCCTCGCTCATCCTGGACTTGGTGCGCCCAGCCCTCCAGGCCCCGGGCTTTTTCGTGCCCGCCCCAGTCGATTTGGTGATCCATTGCGCCACCCACCTGTTTTACGAGGGGGAAACGGATCGGGCGCTGCGCGACCTGCTAGACTTTGATGGGCTGCTGCGCCACTTCGGCCCCGAGCCCGGCTTCTGGGACACACTCGTGCCCCGCGCCCAGGCCCTGGACCTGGCCCGACCGCTCTACTACGGCCTACGCTACGCCCGGCGCGTGTTGGGCACCCCGATTCCCGGGGAAGTCGCCCAAGCCGCGGCCACGGCCGCGCCCGCCTGGCCCGTCACGCTCGCCATGGACTGGCTCGCCCAAGAGGGCTTCCGCCCGAAACATCCCAGTTGTCGTGGCCCCTTCACGGGGCTTGCGCATTTCATCCTCTACCTGCGCGGCCACTGGCTGCGCATGCCCTTACGGCTGTTGCTGCCCCATCTGCTACGCAAGGCGCTGCCGCGCCGGGCACCCCGCCCGGTTGACAGGGCGGCAATACTTTAG
- a CDS encoding HprK-related kinase A, which produces MNLRELPLEDIRHRLAGPGLCLRTGPFTVRIRSRISAVVDSLTLLYADHPVLADEVFCDFHVRLLRPLGLRRWWRPQVKFAFDDFVPFKPLPYDHAFPMLEWGLNWSVAQHAHWYLVVHAAVIEQKGRAAILPAPPGSGKSTLTAALVQRGWRLLSDELTLIDPETGLVHALARPVSLKNTSLPLLRAWAPEAVFGPPAHDTLKGTVAHMKPPQESVARMEEPAHPAWVIFPRYVPDSAPRLTPHPRAHALLELAHNAFNYSALGSCGYDTLARLIATVECFDFTYSRLEDALNIFTRLADGP; this is translated from the coding sequence TTGAACCTGCGCGAGCTTCCTCTGGAGGACATCCGCCATCGGCTCGCCGGCCCCGGCCTGTGCCTGCGCACCGGTCCTTTCACGGTGCGCATACGCAGCCGGATTTCGGCGGTGGTGGACAGCCTCACCCTGCTTTATGCCGACCATCCCGTGCTGGCGGACGAGGTCTTCTGTGATTTCCACGTCCGCTTGTTGCGGCCGCTGGGGCTGCGCCGCTGGTGGCGGCCGCAGGTCAAGTTTGCGTTCGACGATTTCGTGCCCTTCAAGCCCCTGCCCTACGATCACGCCTTCCCCATGCTGGAATGGGGACTCAACTGGAGCGTGGCCCAGCACGCCCATTGGTATCTCGTCGTGCACGCGGCGGTGATCGAGCAGAAAGGACGCGCCGCCATCCTGCCGGCGCCACCGGGATCGGGCAAGAGCACCCTCACCGCCGCCCTGGTGCAACGGGGCTGGCGCCTGCTATCTGACGAGCTTACCCTGATCGACCCGGAAACCGGCCTGGTGCACGCCCTGGCGCGACCCGTGAGCTTGAAGAACACGTCGCTGCCTCTCCTGCGCGCTTGGGCGCCAGAGGCCGTGTTCGGCCCGCCTGCCCATGACACCCTGAAGGGCACGGTTGCCCACATGAAGCCACCCCAAGAAAGCGTCGCGCGCATGGAAGAGCCGGCGCACCCCGCCTGGGTGATCTTCCCCCGCTATGTCCCAGACTCGGCGCCCCGGCTCACCCCCCACCCCCGGGCTCATGCCTTGCTGGAACTCGCCCACAACGCCTTCAACTACAGCGCGCTGGGAAGCTGCGGGTACGACACGCTGGCGCGCCTAATCGCAACGGTTGAGTGTTTCGATTTCACCTACAGCCGACTGGAAGATGCTCTGAACATCTTCACCCGTCTCGCCGATGGCCCCTGA
- a CDS encoding HPr-rel-A system PqqD family peptide chaperone gives MTDVRWRVNPTHRVRLTPWEDGYTAFHGASGDTHLLDPFTGQVLSCLLDHAMDLDELARALVDRPVAELASEEREALERALAALARAHLAEAEKLS, from the coding sequence ATGACCGACGTACGCTGGCGGGTGAACCCCACCCACCGGGTGCGCCTGACGCCGTGGGAAGATGGCTACACCGCGTTCCACGGCGCCAGTGGCGATACCCACCTGCTTGACCCGTTCACCGGCCAGGTCCTATCCTGCCTGCTGGATCACGCCATGGACCTGGACGAACTGGCGCGCGCGCTCGTCGACCGTCCCGTGGCAGAATTGGCGAGCGAAGAGCGAGAGGCATTGGAGAGGGCGCTCGCCGCCCTGGCGCGTGCGCATCTCGCCGAAGCCGAAAAGCTTTCTTGA